CCTGGTCGTGAGGAGGGATCCGGAGCCTGCAGCCGGAGGACGGGGAGCCGGAGACCGGGAGGAGACCCTGGAGGTccaggaggaccaggaggagACCGGGGAGGAGCAACCACTGAGACCGAGGAGGAGCGCTCATAGTCGGATCAGAGTGAAGAGGAAGGTCGGCGAGAGAACCACATATAAACAACACGGACACATCCGGTCTggagtttcaaaataaaacaacacggACACATCCGGTCTggagtttcaaaataaaacaacacggACACATCCGGTCTGGAGTttctaaataaaacaacacgGACACATCCGGTCTGGAGTttctaaataaaacaacacgGCCACATCCGGTCTggagttttaaaataaaacatgggACCACATATATAAACAACACGGCCACATCCGGTCTggagtttcaaaataaaacacggGACCACATATAAACAACACAGCCACATCCGGTCTggagtttcaaaataaaacacggGACCACATATAAACAACACAGCCACATCCGGTCTggagtttcaaaataaaacacggGACCACATATAAACAACACAGCCATATCCCTTCTCTCTCAACATCCACAATggagtttcaaaataaaatatttagtgACAGTTGCAAAAGAATTACCTCCCATTATTCCTGCAACGGagtttcagaataaaatatttagaaaTCCTTAAAACAAAAAGTCCTCCATCATTCCTGCAATggagtttcaaaataaaatatttagaaaCACTTAAAGCAGAAATCCCTCTCATTATTCCTGcaacaaagttaaaaaaaaaaaaaaaaaataatgacagatataACAGAAAGTCCTCCCTATTATTCCTAGAatggattttcaaaataaaagattaaCCAACAGTTAAAACAGAATGCCCTCCCATTAATCCTGTAacagaatttaaaaataaaatatttagtaACAGTTAACAGAAATTCCTCCCATTAATCCTGAAACagagtttcaaaataaagtaacaGTTACAACAGAAAGTGCTTCCATTAGTCCTGCAATAAatagtttcaaaataaaagctaaaatgacacatttttccTTGAACCCTGTTTTCAAGATAAAAGTCACATTTATGTAAAAGTTGACAGAAATCtgatctccacacacacacattatcattccttcaaaataaaacaaacaaatgaaatgttcaATTTAGTTCttttatttagaaaaacaataaaaagtgtCCAGACGTTTTCGACAGTAGAAAAATAAGTATTTGTGTTTAGCGTGAAGCCGGTTTAGTGAGCGtcaccttgacctttgacctcacacACGCCACACAGCTTGTCCTCGATGGTGAAGCGGCCCTGGCAACCGTTGCTACGGCAGAGACAGGGTACCTCCGGTTTACCGGGTGAGTCGGCGGAGTAGTTCCAGGTGAGCTCAGTGCCGGCCTTCACAACCCTGAGAGATCCAGAGAGACACAGTTAttaccaatcaatcaatcaatcaatcaataatcaataatcaccacctcctcttcctcacctgctGGTGAAGAAGGCCACGACGGGGAAGCCGGGGTCGTGGGAGTCCGTGAAGACGTTCTGGATCAACAGGTTGGACTGACAGCTGTGCTGCAGGgagcacaggaaacacagactTTATTAATACTCAGAAACACTCATcagaaattaataaacaaatactCATCATAAACACTCATCAGAAATACTCAAacactaataataaatactcaTAATAAATACtcataaataatcataataatactaataataaatactcacaaataatcataataatactaataataaatactcataaataatcataataatactaataataaactaataaacaaaTACTCATAATAAATACTCATCAGAAATACTCAAacactaataataaatactcaTAATAAATACtcataaataatcataataatactaataataaattaataaacaaatactCATCATAAACACTCATCAGAAATACTCAAacactaataataaatactcataaataatcataataatactaataataaactaataaacaaaTACTCATAATAAATACTCATCAGAAATACTCAAacactaataataaatactcataataatactaataattaattaataaacaaatactaataataaacactaataataaactaataaacaaaTACTCATAATAAATACTCATAAATACtactaataaattaataaataaaaaccttttttgtattttataaggGTGTTTATAAATAAAGTGTTTATTAACGTGTTGTTTATTAATAAAGTGTTTATTAACGTGTTGTTTATTAATAAAGTGTTTATTAACGTATTGTTTATTAATAAGGGGGCGTGTTGTTACGTTGATGAAGCGGCTGACGTTTCCCTCCTTGCTGGCGTCCAGGAAGTAGACGTCCTCCGCCTCCATCGCTCTCTTTAAACTCTTGTGGCTCTTCATCTCGCCGCCGTTCACGCCGGGGACCGCCAACAACGCCGGCGCCGCCGCCTCCGCCTCCGCCTCCGCCTCCGCCTCCGCCTCCTCGGGGCCGTCCGTCGTCACGGCAACCTTCTTCTCCAGAGCCGGAGGCCGGTCACCTGACTCAGCCGGTGGAGACGACGGAGGCTCGGGACCGCCGACCAACACCGTCTGGAACCAGGAGCACGTTATCCGTCACAGTACTGCTACTCACATAGTAATACTTCTACTGGAGTACTAGTACTCACATAGTGATACTTCtactgtagtactagtactCTGTGATACTACCACTAAATGTACTCATCAGAGCTCTGACCTTGTCTCTGTCCGGTGGCGTGGCGGCGGCGTTGGCGTCGGCGGGTCTCTGGATGACGGGGACGTGCAGCGGCGGCGAGGTGGCTGCGGTCGTTGGCGTGGCTGCGGTCGTTGACGTGGGCGGCTCCAGCACGGTGCTCCGCCCCTCCAGCACCGGCGGCAGCAGCCACTCGGTGACCACCTCCACCTCGTCGTCCGACGGCAGGTCGGCCCGGGTCAGCTTCGGCGGCAGCGGCTCGGCGGGACTCTGACCTCGCCGCAgcatcacacctgaacacatcgCACACGTTACCTCACACATGATCACTGATGCATCCTGGGGGATCGACGGCGACGGCGTCTCACCTGCGTACGTGCACACGAACGTGCCGCGGTCCAGGTCGTCGCGGCAACGGACGCCCCAGCCGCGGCCGTCGGTCTGGAAGACCTGGAGGCGGACGGTGATCCCTCGCTGGACCAGCCGGTTCTGACAGCGAGCACGGACGCAGCCGCACCACGGGCCGCACTCGTACACCCTGAGGACCGCCGTGACATCACGTTATAGACGTAACCTTTACTGACCCGTCTGACCCCGACGGGACCGCCGTGACATCACGTAGTATTCTAGTAGTATTCTAGTAGTACTATAGAGTAGTAGAGTAACGGACTCGTCTTACCCTGACGGGACGGCCTCCGTCAGCCGGTGGTGGTCGTAGCGGCGCCCTCCTCCCGTCATGGCGGCGCAGGCGCAGAGCTGCGTGTCGCTGCAGCCGTCGGTGCAGTCGCAGCAGGCGTGGAACAGCGTGGGCCCGCGGGTCAGGAAGCAGCCGTGCGGCCAGCGCTCCTTCCTGTAGCGGAATTCGGCGGGCCGGGCGCCGCCGTCCCCGACGCACAGCTGCACCGGCGTGGGCTCCACGCCGCGGCTCAGGTCCATCTCCGGCCGCCGGGGGCCCGCCGCCGCCGGAGGGTCCAACCGCACGCACGGGTGGAAGGTGAAGAAGTCCACCTGGAGACAAAGCTGTAGTTTACTGACGGACCATGAAGGCAACACGGTACTTCTACTGCATTAGTATGTAGTACTagtatgtagtagtagtatgtagtactagtatgtagtatgtagtgtTAGTATTTAGTACTAGTatgtagtattagtatgtagtatgtagtactagtatgtagtattagtatgtagtattagtatttagTACTAGTatgtagtattagtatgtagtactagtatgtagtatgtagtatgtagtactagtatgtagtattagtatgtagtattagtatttagTACTAGTatgtagtattagtatgtagtatgtagtatgtagtactagtattagtatgtagtactagtatgtagtattagtatgtagtactagtatgtagtattagtatgtagtattagtatgtagtactagtatgtagtattagtatgtagtaCTAGTATATAGTACTAGTatgtagtattagtatgtagtattagtatgtagtattagtatttagTACTAGTatgtagtattagtatgtagtactagtatgtagtatgtagtatgtagtactagtatgtagtattagtatgtagtattagtatttagTACTAGTatgtagtattagtatgtagtatgtagtactagtattagtatgtagtactagtatgtagtattagtatgtagtactagtatgtagtattagtatgtagtattagtatgtagtactagtatgtagtattagtatgtagtaCTAGTATATAGTACTAGTatgtagtattagtatgtagtattagtatgtagtattagaatgtagtattagtatgtagtattagtatgtagtattagtatgtagtactagtatgtagtattagtatgtagtactagtatgtagtattagtatgtagtaCTAGTATATAGTACTAGTatgtagtattagtatgtagtattagtatgtagtattagaatgtagtattagtatgtagtattagtatgtagtattagtatgtagtaTCTAGTGTAGAGCGGTACTTTCAGATTGTTGTGCTGGTCCCTGAAGGCATCACCACCCACCTGCAGCAGGTCGTAGCTCTCTGAGGCTAACAGGAAACGCATCACGTCGTCATGGTTACGGAGACTCTGTCCACACGGGGCTTTGTAGACGACGTCCCAGTCCTCCTCGCCGTCCTCCACGCCATCCTCCGCGCCGTCCTCCACGTTGTCCTCCTCGCCGCCCCCACCTctggatgacatcatcagcGGAACAGCGCTCAGCCTCTTAAAGCCGCAGAGCAGCGGCACCTTCAGGGGGTTCTGACCCCAGAACGCAGGGCTGCCCTGAGGCATGCTGGGTAAACCGGGCAGGCAGGCCTGGAGGGAGAGaccagtacagtatatatatatatatatatacactaataTACTAACTGTGTGTACAAGTACTCAGAGTGTGTAGTACCTTGCAGCAGGCGTGGGGCTGGTACTGCAGCTGCACCGGGGTCAGCGGAGGCAGCAGCTCCTCGCGGCCTGAAGGAGGCGCCTCCGCCTCCGCctccgccgccaccgccgccgagCTGGACGGCCCGTTAGAGGACGAGGAGCTGAGGGGGGACAGCGCCTCATCTGGACAGGAAGACACTACCAAAATAAGACTTCACACATTAAAGTCATTAGAGAGATTCTATCGGAGCTAGAAGACTGAATCAAAGAGTCCTGGTTGTCATGACAACAGGGaagtttcagaataaaagcgtCTGTGTTTACCTGCGCCGATGACCACCTGGACCACGGACGAGTCCTGAGAGGAGACCAGAGGACAGTTCAGAGACTCCAGCAGCTTCAGGCCCTGAACGTACTCTGGACAACACACAACAGGAAGTAGCCGTTACTACGACAGGAAGTCCAGCTCATTACCAGCGAAGAAGAGATGAAGTAAAGAGTCACACCTTTGTCTGTGGCTGTGTTCTTCTTCAGGACTCTCTTCAGGTAGTCCAGGTACTCAATGACCCCACTAAAGACCTGATCCACGTCCTCCTCGGCCCAGAAGGTCCTGGCTCTCTCTGAGAAACACAAGAAACAGAAGAGAGCTGCTGGTTTAGCTGCTCATGTTCTTGGAGGCTGGACCAGCTGATCAGGCGGGTCCGCTCTGTGGTCGGCGTGGAGCTGGACTCTCTGGTGACGGTgacggaggacagaggacagaacaGTCAACAGACTGCTGGTCTTACTGGACAACGCCAGCCATCCTCTGCTCTGCACGCCATCATCACCAGACAGAGGAGCTGGTTCAGCGGCAGGCTgcggctccacacacacacacacacacacacacacacacacacacacactttaacactGCCTTTTTAATAACATGTTTTACACCATGGatatttatatacacatacatatatatatatatatatttatgtatatatacatatatgtatatatatatatatatatatatgtgtacataaatatatatatatatatatgtatatatttatgtacacatatatatatatatacataaatatacatatatacacaaatatatatacatatatacatacatatatacatatataagtatatacacatgtgtatatacatatacacatgtgtatatatatacatgtatatatatatatatatgtatatatatatatatacatgtgtgtatatacatatatatatatgtatatatatatatacatatatatatatatacatgtggacctctggattaataaagttactgtCTGTCTATGTATGAAACAATAActgcatgttttctgtttttgctgctttattaactTCATAATGACATTCAGTTATTAAACCATCATTCAGTTATTAAACCATCATTCAGTCATTAAACCATCATCCAGTCATTAAACCATCATCCAGTCATTAAACCATCATTCAGTTATTAAACCATCATTCAGTCATTAAACCATCATTCAGTTATTAAACCATCATTCAGTTATTAAACCATCATCCAGTCATTAAACCATCATTCAGTTATTAAACCATCATCCAGTCATTAAACCATC
Above is a window of Sebastes umbrosus isolate fSebUmb1 unplaced genomic scaffold, fSebUmb1.pri scaffold_208_arrow_ctg1, whole genome shotgun sequence DNA encoding:
- the setdb2 gene encoding histone-lysine N-methyltransferase SETDB2 isoform X3, with the translated sequence MLAERARTFWAEEDVDQVFSGVIEYLDYLKRVLKKNTATDKEYVQGLKLLESLNCPLVSSQDSSVVQVVIGAVSSCPDEALSPLSSSSSNGPSSSAAVAAEAEAEAPPSGREELLPPLTPVQLQYQPHACCKACLPGLPSMPQGSPAFWGQNPLKVPLLCGFKRLSAVPLMMSSRGGGGEEDNVEDGAEDGVEDGEEDWDVVYKAPCGQSLRNHDDVMRFLLASESYDLLQVDFFTFHPCVRLDPPAAAGPRRPEMDLSRGVEPTPVQLCVGDGGARPAEFRYRKERWPHGCFLTRGPTLFHACCDCTDGCSDTQLCACAAMTGGGRRYDHHRLTEAVPSGVYECGPWCGCVRARCQNRLVQRGITVRLQVFQTDGRGWGVRCRDDLDRGTFVCTYAGVMLRRGQSPAEPLPPKLTRADLPSDDEVEVVTEWLLPPVLEGRSTVLEPPTSTTAATPTTAATSPPLHVPVIQRPADANAAATPPDRDKTVLVGGPEPPSSPPAESGDRPPALEKKVAVTTDGPEEAEAEAEAEAEAAAPALLAVPGVNGGEMKSHKSLKRAMEAEDVYFLDASKEGNVSRFINHSCQSNLLIQNVFTDSHDPGFPVVAFFTSRVVKAGTELTWNYSADSPGKPEVPCLCRSNGCQGRFTIEDKLCGVCEVKGQGDAH
- the setdb2 gene encoding histone-lysine N-methyltransferase SETDB2 isoform X1, which codes for MEEEEEELLDPQEVERARTFWAEEDVDQVFSGVIEYLDYLKRVLKKNTATDKEYVQGLKLLESLNCPLVSSQDSSVVQVVIGAVSSCPDEALSPLSSSSSNGPSSSAAVAAEAEAEAPPSGREELLPPLTPVQLQYQPHACCKACLPGLPSMPQGSPAFWGQNPLKVPLLCGFKRLSAVPLMMSSRGGGGEEDNVEDGAEDGVEDGEEDWDVVYKAPCGQSLRNHDDVMRFLLASESYDLLQVDFFTFHPCVRLDPPAAAGPRRPEMDLSRGVEPTPVQLCVGDGGARPAEFRYRKERWPHGCFLTRGPTLFHACCDCTDGCSDTQLCACAAMTGGGRRYDHHRLTEAVPSGVYECGPWCGCVRARCQNRLVQRGITVRLQVFQTDGRGWGVRCRDDLDRGTFVCTYAGVMLRRGQSPAEPLPPKLTRADLPSDDEVEVVTEWLLPPVLEGRSTVLEPPTSTTAATPTTAATSPPLHVPVIQRPADANAAATPPDRDKTVLVGGPEPPSSPPAESGDRPPALEKKVAVTTDGPEEAEAEAEAEAEAAAPALLAVPGVNGGEMKSHKSLKRAMEAEDVYFLDASKEGNVSRFINHSCQSNLLIQNVFTDSHDPGFPVVAFFTSRVVKAGTELTWNYSADSPGKPEVPCLCRSNGCQGRFTIEDKLCGVCEVKGQGDAH
- the setdb2 gene encoding histone-lysine N-methyltransferase SETDB2 isoform X2, with translation MEEEEEELLDPQEVERARTFWAEEDVDQVFSGVIEYLDYLKRVLKKNTATDKEYVQGLKLLESLNCPLVSSQDSSVVQVVIGADEALSPLSSSSSNGPSSSAAVAAEAEAEAPPSGREELLPPLTPVQLQYQPHACCKACLPGLPSMPQGSPAFWGQNPLKVPLLCGFKRLSAVPLMMSSRGGGGEEDNVEDGAEDGVEDGEEDWDVVYKAPCGQSLRNHDDVMRFLLASESYDLLQVDFFTFHPCVRLDPPAAAGPRRPEMDLSRGVEPTPVQLCVGDGGARPAEFRYRKERWPHGCFLTRGPTLFHACCDCTDGCSDTQLCACAAMTGGGRRYDHHRLTEAVPSGVYECGPWCGCVRARCQNRLVQRGITVRLQVFQTDGRGWGVRCRDDLDRGTFVCTYAGVMLRRGQSPAEPLPPKLTRADLPSDDEVEVVTEWLLPPVLEGRSTVLEPPTSTTAATPTTAATSPPLHVPVIQRPADANAAATPPDRDKTVLVGGPEPPSSPPAESGDRPPALEKKVAVTTDGPEEAEAEAEAEAEAAAPALLAVPGVNGGEMKSHKSLKRAMEAEDVYFLDASKEGNVSRFINHSCQSNLLIQNVFTDSHDPGFPVVAFFTSRVVKAGTELTWNYSADSPGKPEVPCLCRSNGCQGRFTIEDKLCGVCEVKGQGDAH